A genome region from Neofelis nebulosa isolate mNeoNeb1 chromosome 14, mNeoNeb1.pri, whole genome shotgun sequence includes the following:
- the LOC131495136 gene encoding 10 kDa heat shock protein, mitochondrial-like, whose amino-acid sequence MTGQAFRKFTSLFDRFLVEKSAAETVTKGGIMLPEKSQGKVLQATVVTVEPGSKRKGGEIQPVSVKVGDKVLLPEYGGTKVVLDDKGYFLLRDGDILGKYVD is encoded by the coding sequence ATGACAGGACAGGCGTTTAGAAAGTTTACTTCCCTCTTTGACCGGTTTTTAGTTGAAAAGAGTGCAGCTGAAACTGTTACCAAAGGAGGCATTATGCTTCCAGAAAAATCTCAAGGAAAAGTATTGCAAGCAACAGTAGTAACTGTTGAACCAGGCTCTAAAAGAAAGGGTGGAGAGATTCAGCCAGTTAGCGTGAAAGTTGGAGATAAAGTTCTTTTGCCAGAATATGGAGGCACCAAAGTAGTTCTAGATGACAAGGGCTATTTCTTACTTAGAGATGGTGACATTCTCGGAAAGTATGTAGATTGA
- the FABP12 gene encoding fatty acid-binding protein 12 isoform X2 → MVDQLQGTWKSISCENFEEYMKELGIGRARRKLGCLAKPTVTISTQEGLITIKTRSIFKNNEISFKLGEEFEENTPGGHKTKSVVNLDNDSLIQVQDWNGKETTIKRKVVDGKMVVNAGKHWQINV, encoded by the exons ATGGTTGATCAGCTCCAAGGAACATGGAAATCCATTTCTTGCGAAAATTTTGAAGAATATATGAAAGAGCTGG GAATAGGAAGAGCCAGAAGGAAACTTGGCTGTCTGGCAAAACCCACGGTGACCATCAGTACACAGGAAGGTCTGATCACTATAAAAACCAgaagcatctttaaaaataatgagatctcCTTTAAACTGGGAGAAGAGTTTGAGGAAAATACACCAGGTGGCCATAAAACCAAG agtgtggTAAACTTAGATAATGACTCTCTGATTCAAGTTCAGGACTGGAATGGCAAAGAGACCACCATAAAGAGAAAGGTGGTGGATGGGAAAATGGTGGTG AATGCGGGAAAACATTGGCAGATAAATGTATGA
- the FABP12 gene encoding fatty acid-binding protein 12 isoform X1 — protein MVDQLQGTWKSISCENFEEYMKELGIGRARRKLGCLAKPTVTISTQEGLITIKTRSIFKNNEISFKLGEEFEENTPGGHKTKSVVNLDNDSLIQVQDWNGKETTIKRKVVDGKMVVESAVNNVICTRTYERVQTNSASNS, from the exons ATGGTTGATCAGCTCCAAGGAACATGGAAATCCATTTCTTGCGAAAATTTTGAAGAATATATGAAAGAGCTGG GAATAGGAAGAGCCAGAAGGAAACTTGGCTGTCTGGCAAAACCCACGGTGACCATCAGTACACAGGAAGGTCTGATCACTATAAAAACCAgaagcatctttaaaaataatgagatctcCTTTAAACTGGGAGAAGAGTTTGAGGAAAATACACCAGGTGGCCATAAAACCAAG agtgtggTAAACTTAGATAATGACTCTCTGATTCAAGTTCAGGACTGGAATGGCAAAGAGACCACCATAAAGAGAAAGGTGGTGGATGGGAAAATGGTGGTG GAAAGTGCCGTGAACAATGTTATCTGCACTCGGACATATGAGAGAGTACAAACAAACTCAGCCTCCAACTCTTAA